A single genomic interval of Lewinellaceae bacterium harbors:
- a CDS encoding phosphoglycerate kinase yields MIKIDVKDKDVLVRVDFNVPIKEGKVTDDTRIRAAIPTINTLLNQGARKIILLSHLGRPLKSLNEDGSLNVAKFSLAPVAPHLASLMGKPVLFVPFVSGPEAEKAVADAPEGSVLLLENTRFEAGEEKGKQELAEKWAKLGQVFINDAFGTAHRAHASNAILAGFFDAAHKSFGLLMQKEVESAQKVLNHPERPFTAILGGAKVSDKIMLIENLLDKADNIIIGGGMAYTFMKAQGGQIGSSLCEEDKLDLANELVIKAKAKGVQLLLPVDSIAADAFAADAKTQLVDSKQIPDGWLGLDIGPKAIAAFSDAIKASKTICWNGPMGVFEMPAFANGTKQIAEAVAAATKTGAFSLVGGGDSVAAVNQMGLDDEVSYVSTGGGAMLTMLEGGDMPGISSIG; encoded by the coding sequence ATGATCAAGATCGATGTAAAAGATAAAGATGTCCTGGTACGTGTAGACTTCAATGTACCCATTAAAGAGGGTAAAGTCACCGATGATACCCGCATCCGGGCCGCCATTCCCACCATCAACACCCTGCTGAATCAAGGAGCCCGTAAAATCATCCTGCTTTCCCACCTGGGAAGACCGCTTAAGTCCCTCAATGAGGATGGCAGCCTGAATGTAGCCAAGTTTTCACTGGCTCCTGTAGCACCACATTTGGCGTCCCTTATGGGTAAACCAGTTCTGTTCGTTCCCTTCGTCAGTGGACCTGAAGCAGAAAAAGCAGTTGCAGATGCCCCTGAAGGCTCCGTCTTACTACTCGAAAATACCCGCTTTGAAGCCGGTGAAGAAAAAGGCAAACAAGAACTGGCCGAAAAATGGGCGAAACTGGGTCAGGTATTTATCAATGACGCCTTTGGTACGGCACACCGTGCACATGCCTCCAATGCGATCCTGGCCGGCTTCTTCGATGCAGCGCATAAGTCTTTCGGTTTGCTGATGCAAAAGGAAGTCGAAAGCGCACAAAAAGTATTGAATCATCCGGAGCGTCCCTTTACCGCAATCCTTGGTGGAGCAAAAGTATCCGATAAGATCATGCTGATCGAAAACCTGCTGGATAAAGCCGATAACATCATCATTGGTGGAGGCATGGCATACACCTTTATGAAGGCACAGGGCGGTCAGATCGGATCATCGCTGTGTGAGGAGGACAAGCTGGACCTGGCCAATGAACTCGTCATCAAAGCAAAAGCCAAGGGCGTGCAATTATTGTTGCCGGTCGACAGCATTGCCGCGGATGCCTTTGCAGCAGATGCCAAAACCCAATTGGTAGACAGCAAGCAGATCCCGGATGGCTGGTTAGGGCTCGATATCGGACCCAAGGCGATAGCCGCTTTCAGCGACGCCATCAAGGCTTCTAAAACCATCTGCTGGAATGGCCCCATGGGTGTTTTTGAGATGCCGGCCTTTGCCAATGGTACCAAACAAATTGCCGAAGCCGTAGCTGCTGCCACGAAAACGGGCGCTTTCAGCCTGGTCGGTGGCGGCGACTCCGTGGCTGCTGTTAATCAGATGGGCCTGGACGATGAGGTTAGCTATGTTTCTACCGGTGGGGGTGCCATGCTGACTATGCTGGAAGGAGGTGACATGCCTGGTATTAGCTCGATCGGATAA
- a CDS encoding SRPBCC family protein, whose translation MIVLYIVLALIALLLLTAAILPKTSTLTVSTVIDRPVREVFDYVKHLRNQKYYSVWVMADPDVKLTYTGEDGTVGFISSWSSENKNVGVGSQEITNIVEGQRYDVELRFEKPFKATNQAYTTTEPVGNDQTRVTNVFTAHSAFPMNLMSVLMKNMLLRDMNQNMANLKKEMEV comes from the coding sequence ATGATCGTCCTGTACATTGTATTGGCACTAATTGCCTTGTTATTGCTGACTGCTGCTATCCTTCCAAAAACCTCAACACTTACGGTGAGTACGGTGATAGACCGACCAGTGCGGGAAGTGTTTGATTATGTCAAGCATCTCAGGAATCAGAAATATTACAGTGTCTGGGTCATGGCCGATCCGGATGTCAAATTAACCTACACCGGAGAGGATGGTACGGTAGGGTTCATTTCTTCCTGGTCCAGTGAGAATAAGAATGTTGGTGTGGGTTCCCAGGAGATCACCAATATTGTGGAAGGACAGCGTTATGATGTTGAATTGCGCTTTGAAAAACCTTTTAAAGCGACCAATCAGGCATATACAACCACCGAGCCTGTGGGTAATGATCAGACTAGAGTGACGAATGTGTTTACAGCGCATTCAGCCTTTCCCATGAATCTCATGTCTGTCCTGATGAAAAACATGCTCCTAAGAGACATGAATCAGAATATGGCTAACCTGAAAAAGGAAATGGAAGTGTAG
- a CDS encoding lipocalin family protein yields the protein MFRHLRILIITGLTLALALQFQGCTKDPIESLVGTWNFKSIKFTSIILGEVKLEGSGTFTFNADGTGNVDYQVIDQGNVQAVEGDIMWTATKDQVTIAEENKLVIYQRLVNRSKKQVISYYEGASTAEITLTR from the coding sequence ATGTTTCGACATTTGCGTATCCTCATCATCACCGGTTTGACATTGGCATTGGCGCTTCAATTTCAGGGTTGCACCAAAGATCCGATCGAAAGCCTGGTGGGGACCTGGAATTTCAAAAGCATCAAATTCACCTCCATTATTCTGGGAGAGGTCAAACTGGAAGGGAGCGGCACCTTTACCTTCAATGCAGACGGAACAGGAAATGTAGATTATCAGGTTATCGATCAGGGCAATGTGCAGGCGGTAGAAGGCGACATTATGTGGACTGCCACCAAAGACCAGGTAACCATTGCTGAAGAAAACAAACTGGTCATTTATCAGCGTCTTGTCAATCGTTCCAAGAAACAAGTCATCAGCTACTACGAAGGTGCATCCACCGCGGAAATCACACTCACCCGCTGA
- a CDS encoding lipocalin family protein: protein MKRLTFVLASALLLTMFSCQKDSIDNLIGFWRVSEVNLNTGVIGTLNLPVTGNMTFKEDGTGNADYVITAESNKVSHKGDMTWTRTGSTITVSEGNNTTVYTRTLNEKNRQVLTYQEGSQLLNVQAEIVLER from the coding sequence ATGAAACGACTTACTTTTGTTCTTGCTTCCGCACTATTGCTTACGATGTTCTCATGCCAAAAAGATTCCATCGACAACCTGATCGGCTTCTGGCGCGTGTCTGAAGTCAACCTGAATACCGGTGTGATCGGCACGCTGAATTTACCGGTGACCGGTAATATGACCTTTAAGGAAGATGGGACGGGCAATGCCGATTATGTGATCACCGCCGAATCCAACAAAGTGTCCCATAAAGGGGATATGACCTGGACTCGAACCGGGAGCACCATCACGGTCTCCGAAGGCAACAACACCACCGTATATACCCGCACACTAAATGAAAAAAACCGGCAGGTCCTCACCTACCAGGAGGGCAGCCAACTGCTTAACGTACAAGCCGAGATTGTATTGGAGCGATAA
- the rfbB gene encoding dTDP-glucose 4,6-dehydratase: MHKNILITGGAGFIGSHLVHHFVRAYPQYQIINYDALTYAGNLENLSEVESAPNYHFVKGDILDRERLQQVFRDQNITHVIHLAAESHVDRSIHDPLQFITTNVLGTVTLLQVAKEAWITPDDHCFYHISTDEVFGSLGEQGFFTETTPYDPRSPYSASKASSDHFVRAFHHTYGLPVIVSNCSNNYGPYQFPEKLIPLMIRNIQLEKPLPVYGDGTNVRDWLWVGDHVEAIDEIFHRGRVGDTYNIGGHHEMRNIDLVRMLCLIMDELLDREPGTSAKLITYVKDRPGHDARYAIDPLKLMTELGWKPRVHPEDGLRRTAAWYLENQDWLERVTSGAYQEYYQQHYGA, from the coding sequence ATGCATAAAAACATATTGATCACCGGTGGTGCAGGATTTATCGGAAGTCATCTTGTCCATCATTTCGTCCGGGCGTATCCTCAGTATCAGATCATCAATTACGATGCCCTGACCTATGCCGGAAACCTGGAAAATTTATCTGAGGTTGAGTCTGCACCCAACTATCACTTTGTCAAAGGAGACATCCTGGACCGGGAGCGCCTTCAGCAGGTCTTCCGTGATCAAAACATTACTCATGTGATTCATTTGGCGGCCGAATCCCATGTAGACCGGTCGATCCACGACCCATTGCAGTTCATTACCACGAATGTACTGGGCACGGTGACCCTCCTCCAGGTTGCCAAAGAAGCCTGGATAACTCCTGATGATCATTGTTTCTACCACATTTCTACCGACGAGGTATTCGGTAGCCTGGGTGAACAGGGATTTTTTACCGAGACCACGCCCTATGATCCGCGCTCACCGTATTCCGCATCCAAGGCCAGTTCGGATCATTTTGTACGCGCCTTCCACCATACTTACGGGCTTCCCGTAATCGTGTCCAATTGTTCGAACAACTACGGACCATACCAGTTTCCGGAAAAATTGATACCGCTCATGATCCGTAACATCCAGCTGGAGAAACCACTACCCGTTTATGGCGATGGAACCAATGTGCGGGACTGGCTGTGGGTCGGCGATCATGTCGAAGCCATCGATGAGATATTCCACCGGGGACGGGTTGGAGATACCTATAACATTGGCGGCCACCACGAAATGCGCAACATTGATCTGGTCCGCATGCTCTGCCTGATTATGGACGAGTTGCTGGACCGCGAGCCGGGCACTTCGGCTAAATTGATCACCTATGTGAAGGATCGCCCTGGCCATGATGCCCGTTATGCCATCGATCCCCTGAAATTAATGACGGAATTAGGCTGGAAACCCAGGGTACACCCGGAGGATGGACTGCGTCGGACGGCCGCCTGGTATCTGGAAAACCAGGACTGGCTGGAGCGGGTGACCAGCGGGGCCTATCAGGAGTATTATCAACAACATTACGGGGCCTAA
- a CDS encoding SDR family oxidoreductase: protein MTKKKVLITGAAGFIGSHLCDRMLKEGFHVIGMDNLLTGDLKNIEHLFPGPDFEFYFHDITKFVHVPGQLDYILHFASPASPIDYLKMPIQTLKVGSLGTHNLLGLAKEKKSRILIASTSEVYGDPLVHPQPESYWGNVNPIGPRGVYDEAKRFQEAITMAYHNYHHLDTRIVRIFNTYGPRMRVEDGRALPAFFSQAIRGEGISVFGSGNQTRSFCYIDDMVEGIFRLLMSDYPLPVNIGNPEEITIMQLAEEIMALVQNPDAYLVFKPLPEDDPKVRQPDISKAKEILSWTPKISRAEGLQKTFAYFREKLQNA, encoded by the coding sequence ATGACGAAGAAAAAGGTATTGATCACCGGAGCGGCAGGTTTCATAGGATCCCATTTATGCGATAGAATGCTTAAGGAGGGATTCCACGTCATTGGAATGGACAATCTGCTCACCGGCGATTTGAAAAATATTGAACATTTGTTCCCGGGACCGGATTTTGAATTTTATTTCCATGACATCACCAAGTTTGTCCATGTACCGGGGCAACTGGATTACATCCTGCATTTTGCATCCCCGGCTTCGCCCATCGATTATCTGAAAATGCCCATTCAAACGCTCAAGGTCGGATCACTGGGGACCCATAATTTATTGGGCTTGGCGAAAGAAAAGAAGTCCCGGATTCTGATCGCCTCTACTTCTGAGGTTTATGGCGATCCATTGGTGCATCCGCAACCGGAATCTTACTGGGGTAATGTCAATCCGATTGGCCCGCGTGGCGTATACGATGAAGCCAAGCGCTTCCAGGAAGCCATTACCATGGCCTACCACAACTACCATCATCTGGATACCCGCATCGTCCGGATATTCAATACCTACGGACCACGCATGCGGGTGGAAGACGGCCGGGCACTACCAGCCTTTTTCTCCCAGGCCATCCGGGGAGAAGGCATATCGGTATTTGGAAGTGGAAACCAAACCCGTTCATTTTGTTACATCGACGATATGGTGGAAGGCATCTTCCGGCTGTTGATGAGTGACTATCCACTCCCGGTCAATATTGGTAATCCGGAGGAGATCACCATTATGCAGCTGGCAGAGGAGATCATGGCTCTGGTCCAAAACCCCGATGCTTATCTTGTCTTCAAACCGTTACCGGAAGATGATCCCAAAGTAAGACAACCGGATATCAGCAAAGCGAAAGAAATACTCTCCTGGACACCTAAGATATCCAGAGCTGAGGGGCTGCAAAAAACCTTCGCCTATTTCCGGGAGAAATTGCAGAATGCTTGA
- a CDS encoding IS3 family transposase, with product MSRQGYYQGLQRLGKKQIQEEVIVDKIVQCRQKLTEEGGRKMLKRIQPVLMESGIKLGRDTLFELLRKYDLGVKWRKNYVRTTNSLHRFHVYSNLIKEIKAQRSNEVWVSDITYISTRAGFMYLALITDAYSRKIVGYDISDSLELHGCLRALKMALAQRSSTLPLIHHSDRGIQYCSHAYTRLLNSNNVQISMAAKGNCYENAMAERVNGILKKEFYLDQEFASKKVAVNAVKDAIYRYNYVRFHLRLNYQTPASVHAA from the coding sequence TTGAGCCGGCAAGGTTACTACCAAGGGCTACAACGGCTTGGCAAGAAACAAATCCAGGAGGAAGTGATTGTGGATAAAATTGTGCAGTGTCGACAAAAGCTTACAGAAGAAGGAGGCCGAAAAATGCTTAAGCGCATCCAACCTGTACTGATGGAATCAGGCATCAAACTGGGTAGAGATACGTTGTTTGAGCTACTACGCAAATATGACCTGGGCGTAAAATGGCGCAAGAACTATGTGCGAACGACGAATTCGTTGCATCGTTTTCACGTCTATAGTAATCTGATCAAAGAAATAAAAGCACAACGATCCAATGAAGTGTGGGTCAGCGACATTACCTATATCAGTACACGTGCCGGGTTCATGTACCTGGCTCTGATTACGGATGCATATTCGCGCAAAATCGTCGGATACGACATCAGTGATAGCCTGGAATTACACGGCTGTTTACGGGCTTTGAAAATGGCTTTGGCACAACGATCTTCAACGTTACCATTGATTCACCACTCGGACCGGGGCATTCAATACTGTAGTCATGCTTATACCCGCTTGTTGAATAGTAACAACGTTCAGATCAGTATGGCTGCCAAAGGAAACTGTTATGAAAACGCAATGGCTGAAAGAGTAAATGGTATTCTCAAGAAAGAATTCTATCTCGATCAGGAATTCGCATCAAAAAAGGTTGCTGTAAATGCTGTAAAAGACGCCATTTACCGCTACAATTATGTACGATTCCATTTAAGGCTCAATTACCAAACTCCAGCATCAGTTCATGCTGCATAA
- a CDS encoding transposase, producing the protein MEVVKLKYSKGYRRYSESFKLHVLHELRTGKYNKNELAHKYGIAAGSLLNWINKYEQPDLLNRRIRIEMPEDLNRIKELEAKVKELEKALVKTQLDYLYHAGLNEYAAQRLGYANSDELAKKRDAKESKKQ; encoded by the coding sequence ATGGAAGTTGTCAAATTGAAGTATTCAAAAGGTTATCGCCGTTATAGTGAGAGCTTTAAATTGCATGTATTGCATGAGCTACGCACCGGGAAGTACAATAAAAATGAGCTGGCTCACAAATATGGAATTGCGGCAGGTTCGTTATTAAATTGGATCAACAAATACGAACAGCCAGACTTATTAAACCGTCGAATACGTATTGAAATGCCAGAAGATCTCAATCGAATCAAAGAGTTAGAAGCCAAAGTGAAGGAGTTGGAAAAAGCCTTGGTAAAGACCCAGCTTGATTACTTGTACCATGCAGGCTTAAATGAATATGCTGCACAGCGCTTAGGCTATGCCAATTCGGACGAGTTGGCAAAAAAGCGAGATGCCAAGGAGTCGAAAAAGCAATAG
- a CDS encoding 3-deoxy-D-manno-octulosonic acid transferase, with amino-acid sequence MAILYTLIIRMAGWFILPAALFSSKIKAWREGRKQFPTPVGNLKNPVWIHCASLGEFEQARPVIEAIRSQLQWPVLLSFFSPSGYLVRKDYPGAEQVIYLPLDTPENARKFLASFQPRLAIMVKYDLWFNYLKTCEARDIPLILISAQFPATYWLFKPWARWFRDILFRFDAIFVQDSASLQVLEDQGYHKVYLAGDTRIDRVLHLPAESRKLPALEEFTGAHPILVAGSTWPKDETILGSILPELIREGWKIILVPHDVGEQHLTSIMALLPRVNTNRLSRFEHGKPADVLVVDQIGLLSYLYRYATLVYIGGGFGAGIHNTLEPMAYGKPVLFGPKYRRFPEAVFLAESGAGTSITGPEDLLTVIHRFSSESVRLDAGAKIEQYLQNHRGATPTIIDYIRNTWNKSNLTS; translated from the coding sequence ATGGCTATTCTTTATACCCTGATCATTCGTATGGCAGGCTGGTTTATCTTGCCGGCTGCGCTGTTTTCCTCCAAAATAAAAGCCTGGCGGGAAGGCAGAAAACAATTCCCAACACCGGTCGGTAATCTGAAAAATCCTGTCTGGATCCATTGTGCCTCTCTGGGTGAATTTGAACAGGCAAGACCGGTTATTGAGGCCATTCGCTCCCAACTGCAATGGCCGGTACTGTTATCTTTTTTCAGCCCTTCCGGCTATCTGGTCAGAAAGGACTACCCTGGTGCGGAACAGGTTATTTATCTGCCTCTGGATACACCGGAAAATGCCCGGAAATTTCTGGCATCATTCCAGCCAAGATTGGCCATCATGGTTAAATACGACCTTTGGTTCAACTATTTAAAGACCTGTGAGGCACGAGATATCCCGCTGATTTTAATCTCCGCACAGTTCCCGGCAACCTATTGGCTTTTCAAACCCTGGGCCAGGTGGTTCCGCGACATTCTCTTCCGGTTTGATGCCATATTTGTTCAGGATTCCGCCTCCCTGCAGGTGCTTGAAGATCAGGGATACCATAAAGTGTACCTGGCCGGAGACACGCGTATCGACCGGGTACTTCATCTTCCGGCGGAGAGCCGCAAATTACCGGCCCTGGAAGAATTCACGGGTGCCCATCCCATCCTGGTAGCCGGAAGCACCTGGCCCAAAGATGAAACTATCCTAGGAAGTATTCTTCCTGAATTGATCCGGGAGGGATGGAAGATCATCCTGGTTCCTCACGATGTCGGAGAGCAGCATCTGACTTCAATCATGGCACTGCTCCCGCGCGTAAATACGAATCGACTGAGCCGTTTTGAACACGGCAAGCCCGCGGATGTACTTGTGGTGGACCAGATCGGATTGCTGTCCTATCTCTACCGCTATGCTACTCTGGTCTACATCGGTGGAGGATTTGGGGCCGGCATCCACAATACGCTGGAGCCCATGGCGTACGGCAAGCCGGTTCTCTTCGGACCAAAATACCGGCGGTTTCCCGAGGCCGTGTTCCTTGCGGAGTCTGGTGCCGGTACTTCAATTACAGGCCCTGAGGACCTGCTCACCGTCATTCACCGCTTTAGCTCTGAATCAGTGCGTCTGGATGCAGGCGCTAAAATTGAACAATACCTACAAAACCACCGGGGGGCGACCCCCACGATCATTGATTATATTCGCAACACATGGAACAAATCGAACTTGACCAGCTGA
- a CDS encoding T9SS type A sorting domain-containing protein — translation MKKSILLTCGMVCLLMTGYSQNYNLIWGGPGDPNSEFDGGLNDWTAMAGTSSVYNVPPDCASNRTPTSTEADPDAVWVWDANGTAASGAFWGTRGPIASTSVANGTAVFNSSFLDNGGSDSNCGGGSAPSPHTGSLVSPSFSCEGHSSVFVRFHQYFRNFVATTSVDVSIDGGTTWTRDTINSQLSFNDETSTGDVQLIDISSIAANQPNVMIRFTFSGEYYFWIIDDVYVIEQADQDLALGDFFMPFNYATPASQITTDTSVFLVDVINKGKSTINDYRVKVRLFNQETNEVVYQDSVVGPASIASGDTLTVDLPGTYIPGDVPAGTVYTMEYSVDVLDVIGLNPGGNLEVRGTLEDANPADNIKTQDYVVSSFTYSKEPGPLFATRPSDDGDYSMGNVYRTASFWPDNTSFMATDAVVSVARPNQQPLQGFTISVFLLEVSDSIAADFSQLNTLSDIGQDNEDLKIIATANHSFTSEANFDEVDIQLLDFETFDPGVKINPAKTYIVLVRYFDASNVLLQSFNDQIQYFYTSTVIYQGRWYSGGFGPENAAVIRLIIDLTTSTDEIALPEYAVKVYPNPTADQIQVDMALDAVNDGIVVLADMTGRVIDIRSFQQAQNRNFTFNAAKLANGTYIVRLATREGTKTTKVIVQH, via the coding sequence ATGAAGAAGTCAATACTCCTGACATGTGGAATGGTTTGTCTCCTGATGACAGGTTATAGCCAGAACTACAATTTGATCTGGGGCGGTCCCGGGGACCCGAACAGTGAATTTGACGGTGGCTTAAACGACTGGACAGCCATGGCCGGAACCTCTTCTGTTTATAATGTACCTCCAGATTGCGCCAGTAACCGCACACCAACTTCCACGGAAGCAGATCCTGATGCCGTGTGGGTTTGGGATGCGAATGGAACGGCAGCGTCGGGTGCCTTCTGGGGCACACGCGGCCCGATAGCCTCTACCTCGGTAGCCAATGGAACGGCAGTATTTAATTCCAGCTTTCTGGATAACGGTGGGTCCGACTCCAATTGTGGAGGTGGTTCAGCACCTTCCCCACATACCGGATCACTGGTTTCTCCTTCCTTCAGTTGCGAAGGTCATAGTTCGGTATTTGTCCGCTTCCATCAGTATTTCAGGAACTTCGTTGCAACCACGTCGGTTGACGTGAGCATCGACGGTGGAACGACCTGGACCCGGGACACCATCAATAGTCAGTTGTCCTTTAATGATGAGACCAGCACAGGTGATGTTCAATTAATTGACATTTCAAGCATAGCTGCCAACCAGCCGAATGTGATGATCCGTTTTACTTTCTCAGGTGAGTATTATTTCTGGATCATCGATGATGTTTACGTCATTGAACAGGCAGATCAGGATCTGGCACTGGGCGATTTCTTTATGCCCTTCAACTATGCGACTCCGGCATCTCAGATTACCACCGACACCTCAGTATTCCTGGTGGATGTGATCAACAAAGGGAAATCCACCATCAATGATTACCGGGTTAAAGTTCGTTTGTTCAACCAGGAAACCAATGAGGTCGTTTACCAGGACAGTGTCGTGGGTCCCGCTTCGATTGCTTCAGGCGACACCCTGACGGTTGATCTTCCCGGTACGTATATTCCCGGAGATGTTCCTGCTGGAACCGTATATACGATGGAATACAGTGTAGATGTACTGGATGTCATTGGCCTGAATCCGGGTGGAAACCTGGAAGTGCGAGGTACCCTGGAAGATGCCAACCCGGCTGACAACATCAAAACGCAGGATTACGTCGTCAGCTCCTTTACCTATTCCAAGGAGCCCGGACCGCTGTTTGCCACCAGGCCAAGTGATGACGGGGACTATTCGATGGGTAATGTGTACCGGACTGCATCATTCTGGCCCGACAACACCAGCTTTATGGCTACCGACGCCGTAGTGAGTGTAGCACGTCCCAACCAGCAACCGCTGCAGGGCTTTACCATCAGCGTGTTCCTGTTGGAAGTATCGGACTCCATTGCTGCTGATTTTTCACAGTTGAATACGTTGTCTGACATTGGCCAGGACAACGAGGATCTCAAGATCATTGCTACGGCTAATCATTCGTTTACGAGTGAAGCAAACTTTGATGAAGTAGACATTCAGTTGCTGGACTTTGAGACCTTTGACCCGGGTGTCAAGATTAACCCGGCAAAGACCTATATCGTCCTGGTGCGTTATTTCGATGCATCCAATGTATTGCTGCAATCTTTCAACGACCAGATCCAGTACTTCTATACTTCTACGGTCATCTATCAGGGCCGCTGGTATTCAGGAGGATTTGGCCCGGAAAATGCAGCTGTAATCCGTCTGATCATCGATTTGACGACTTCCACCGACGAGATTGCATTACCGGAATACGCCGTAAAGGTTTATCCAAACCCGACCGCCGATCAAATTCAGGTGGATATGGCGCTGGATGCGGTCAATGACGGCATCGTCGTGCTGGCTGATATGACCGGACGGGTGATCGACATCCGTAGCTTCCAACAGGCGCAAAACCGGAATTTCACGTTCAATGCTGCTAAGCTGGCGAATGGAACGTATATCGTTCGGCTGGCAACGCGTGAAGGCACCAAGACTACCAAAGTGATCGTACAGCACTAA
- a CDS encoding T9SS type A sorting domain-containing protein: MNNHWINYSFLVFTLLGGVSITVVAQTRCAINLDSAETAAYRSWRATLQTVERINARTAITIPVVVHVVYRTPEENISDAQIQSQIDALNRAYDNPANIPSGVPREFADRQAIPGIRFCLASRDPDGQASEGITRTETTLENIGLIFGEGQRRSIHYDHLGGADAWDPARYFNIWVGELGGLLGRATMPGTDFIPEEDGIIVAPEVFGTTGTVIYPFHQGKTAVHETGHYLGLSHLWGMVVGDCNEDDGLADTPLQSGPYQGCPEYPQSSCGSSDLFMDYMDFSDDACLLLFTRDQVALMLSTLTQYRSGLLQSPLCTGDPSWTSTGQHAFVMYAPDRRQLEINWQHPGEAVYDIRVWDVAGRLVVRQKGFGYTPWIVPVANWVSGIYFVQIISSGNQITQKVLIY; this comes from the coding sequence GTGAATAACCACTGGATAAATTATTCCTTCCTTGTATTCACCCTGCTTGGTGGGGTGAGCATAACAGTTGTTGCACAGACTCGTTGCGCCATAAATCTGGATTCTGCTGAGACAGCAGCCTACCGGTCTTGGCGCGCGACATTGCAGACGGTTGAACGCATCAACGCGCGGACGGCAATAACCATTCCGGTTGTCGTCCACGTGGTGTACCGGACACCGGAGGAGAACATCAGTGATGCCCAGATACAATCCCAGATTGATGCCTTAAATCGCGCTTACGACAATCCTGCAAACATTCCTTCTGGCGTACCCCGGGAATTTGCGGACCGGCAGGCGATACCGGGTATCCGCTTTTGCCTGGCCAGCAGGGACCCCGATGGTCAAGCTTCAGAGGGTATCACCAGGACCGAAACGACCCTGGAAAACATCGGTCTGATTTTCGGAGAAGGACAGCGGCGCAGCATCCATTACGATCACCTGGGAGGCGCTGACGCCTGGGATCCGGCCCGCTATTTCAACATCTGGGTAGGTGAACTCGGCGGTCTGTTGGGGCGTGCTACCATGCCCGGTACGGATTTTATTCCGGAAGAAGATGGTATTATCGTTGCACCGGAAGTGTTTGGTACGACCGGGACGGTGATATATCCTTTTCACCAGGGGAAAACAGCTGTTCATGAAACCGGCCATTATCTGGGGTTGTCCCATTTGTGGGGCATGGTGGTTGGAGATTGTAACGAGGACGATGGATTGGCGGACACGCCCTTGCAGTCAGGTCCCTATCAGGGTTGTCCGGAATACCCGCAGTCTTCCTGTGGATCATCGGATCTTTTTATGGATTACATGGACTTTTCTGACGATGCATGCCTTCTGCTCTTTACACGGGATCAGGTGGCACTGATGCTTTCAACGTTAACCCAATACCGGAGTGGTTTACTGCAGTCCCCACTATGCACAGGAGATCCATCCTGGACATCCACCGGACAGCATGCGTTCGTGATGTATGCTCCGGATCGGCGACAACTGGAGATCAACTGGCAACATCCGGGTGAGGCTGTTTACGATATCCGGGTCTGGGACGTTGCCGGCAGGCTCGTGGTCCGCCAGAAGGGCTTCGGGTATACTCCGTGGATCGTGCCGGTAGCCAACTGGGTGAGTGGCATTTATTTTGTACAAATCATATCCTCCGGGAATCAAATCACCCAAAAAGTGTTGATTTACTAA